Genomic segment of Nitrospirota bacterium:
ATGGACGCGAGTCGTCTCGATCGCTTCCTCCTGCTCCATGAGGGGAAGAATCGTCGGGAGCCGTTTGGCCAACATGGTCTTGCCGGAACCGGGAGGCCCCACCATCAAGAGATTGTGGCCTCCAGCTGCAGCAATCTCCAGAGCACGCTTGGCGTGATCCTGCCCCTTTACATCGCCATAGTCGTCATCCTCCGCAGGACGCATGGCAAAGAACCGGTCCCGGTCTACCTGGGCCGGAGTCAGCGTAACCGTACCATTGAGAAATGCCACGGCCTCGGGGAGCGTGTGGAGTGGATAGGCCATGACGCCCTGGACCATCGCGGCCTCTTGGCTATTCTCCGCCGGCAAGAGCAAACGATGGTCAAACCGACAGGCGATGCCAATGGATAAGGCACCGGTAATGGCCTTGATCTGTCCATCCAGCGAGAGCTCACCGACACAGACGCAGCCTCGTACATGCTCAGCCGGAATAACCTCTTCCGCGACAAGAATCCCAATGGCAATCGCCAAGTCGAGCCCGGACCCTTCCTTCTTGATGCCGGCAGGAGCGAGATTGACGGTGATTTTCTTAGCAGGAAAATGAAAGCCCGTATTCTTGAGCGCGGAGCGAACCCGATCACGGCTCTCTCTGACCGTGGCATCTGGAAGACCAACGACCGAGAATTGTGGAAGCCCTCCGGCAATATCGACTTCCACATCGATCAGATGCGCATCGATCCCGACGAGCGCCGCACTCAGAACCTTAGCAAGCATGGATCACTCCGGTGCAAGACGGAAGGCTGATGGATTATAGAAACCCTCTCCCTCTGTTTCAATCGAAACAACAAGTGGCCACGGAATATGGTTCCATTTCGACTACTATGGTTACAGCAATGACGTCGACTTGGACTCCAGTAGGCTGCAATAAATATGTTCTCACGCGAGAACTTCGAGGGTCCGTTTGTGTAACACAATGAAGAGAACACTGTCGCAGGATGCTCAAAAAGTCCGTTCAGCAAGGCCGCAGCGAGTGAAGACCCTCAACGTACCCTCGGGGCGCACGGTGCGACGAATAAGAAGCACCACGCCTGTGCGCGCCGCCGAGTGGTGAGGCGGCCGGGTCCCCGTTGAGGGTCTGAACAATGCGAGAATGCTGCTGGCGGACTTTTTCAGCATCCTGCTAGTACCCCCTCCTCCCCTTCTGTATAATCCCTCCTATGTCAGTGCCCTCCCACTCCCTGTGGTCGTACCTATCGAAACGTACTTCACAGATCATATTGCCTGGTTCCCTCCCTATCTATGTGCTCCTTGGTGCCATCATCATGGGTGCTGGTAGTCCTGTCCAAGCCCAAATGCCTGGTCGAACAGGCACCGCCTCCGGACCAATTGGCGCCTCGATGGCCGTACTCGCGATCCTGCAAGATGCCGATGTCCTTCCACCTGAAGGCACTCCCGAGGCAAATCGAGTCATCAAGGCGGTCATTCAATTTCAATCGGTGTTCATGAAGAGCACCGATCCGAATGTGCAAGGGTTTCTGAATCAGGCGTTGGCGGCACAAGAGAAAGCCGCTACAGACGAAACCCTGTTACGATTCCGTTCGTCAGGCTGGACTTCAGAGGTACTGGAGGCGCTCAATGGAGCCTGGAGTGTCATGGCGAGCGATCAGCGTGAGCGGTTAACGCCAGGCTTTCGTCAATTCAACGTGAGCCTGGAGGATTTCGGTTGGTTGATGGAGCTCGTCGCAAAGGCACGTATCGCCTTCGAACAAGGGGGGCAGCATATTCACCAGGTCTTTGCGCAACGACGGCGGGAAATGCCGGGCGGCGCACAGTAACCGCAACAGGAGGACACCATGGCCACGAAAGCGTATATCCTAATCAAGGTCAAAGCAGGACGAACGAAAGATGTGCTCCAGGTACTCAAACGCCTTCCCGGCGTCGAGCAAGCCCATTCCTGCTTCGGACGGCCTGACATCATTGTATTCATCAGCGTCACGGATGAACGAGCCCTCTCGGATGTCGTGATCACAAAGATTCATCAAATCGAGGGAGTAGAAGAAACCGATACGCACATCGTCGCCGATGCCTAAAAGAAAAGAGCATATAGCGTATGGCGTATGGCCTATAGCAGGTCTATAGATTCAACACAGAGTTGTAGTTGTCTGAATCCTGGCTATAGGCCATTTGCTATTAGCTCCGCCCTCCCACGAGTTACGTTTCACGGGCGTCGAAGGTGACGGTGACGGTGGCCCCGTCTTGTTCTGCCGAACGGTAGCAGGCGTCGGCCACCTCGACGGCTCGCCAGCCATCATGCCCGGTGATAGGCGGAGGGGTCTTCGTCTCAATGGCATGGACGAAAGCCCGGAGCGTGGCAAGAATCGTCTGCTGCGGTTGGACCACCCATTCCTGAGGGCCGCGGTCACCGATGACCGCGGTCACTCGATGGTGACACCAATCGGCGGCAAGTTGCCCATGAGTTCCCACCCATTCCGTTCTCGCCACCCGCCCTACTGACACTCGTGCAATGTCCATGACGCATCGTAGACCGCTCGTCGTCTGAGCCTGCACGATCGCCATCGT
This window contains:
- a CDS encoding Lrp/AsnC ligand binding domain-containing protein, producing MATKAYILIKVKAGRTKDVLQVLKRLPGVEQAHSCFGRPDIIVFISVTDERALSDVVITKIHQIEGVEETDTHIVADA